A genomic window from Lycium barbarum isolate Lr01 chromosome 4, ASM1917538v2, whole genome shotgun sequence includes:
- the LOC132635517 gene encoding catechol oxidase B, chloroplastic-like — MASSTTTLPLCTNKTLSSSFTHNSFVAKPSQFFLHGSRRQSFKVSCNANNSGEHEKNLEGVDRRNVLLGLGGLYGAANLAPLATASPIPPPDLNSCGTATITDGPPVPYSCCPPKPEDLDSVPYYKFPSVTKLRIRQPAHAVDEEYIAKYQLAISRMRELDKLDPFDPIGFKQQANVHCAYCNGAYKIGGKELQVHFSWLFFPFHRWYLYFYERILGSLINDPTFALPYWNWDHPKGMCLPPMFDVEGSSLYDAKRNPHVRNGTTMDLGSFGEEVQTTQLQQMANNLTLMYRQMITNAPCPLLFFGKPYPLGTDPSPGMGTIEDIPHNAIHAWTGTVRDNVTSFGEDMGNFYSAGLDPVFYCHHGNVDRMWNVWKTLGGKRKDLADKDWLNSEFFFYDENRNPWRVKVRDCLDSKKMGYDYEPMPTPWRYCKPIRKTTTGKVNTGALPPASKVFPLAKLDRAISFSINRPASSRTSQEKREQEELLTFNHVKYDDRKNIRFDVFLNVNKTFNADELDKPEFAGCYTNLPHVHGDTHTADASFQLAINELMEDNGLEDEDTIAVTLVPKKGGEVISIESAEIKLEDC, encoded by the coding sequence ATGGCTTCTTCTACTACTACTCTACCATTATGCACCAACAAAACCCTCTCTTCTTCCTTCACCCACAATTCTTTCGTAGCAAAACCGTCTCAGTTTTTCCTCCATGGAAGCCGTCGTCAAAGTTTCAAGGTTTCATGCAACGCCAATAACTCGGGCGAGCATGAAAAAAACCTTGAAGGTGTTGACAGAAGGAATGTTCTTCTTGGTTTAGGAGGGCTCTATGGTGCTGCTAATCTTGCACCATTAGCCACTGCTTCTCCTATACCACCCCCTGATCTCAACTCTTGTGGTACAGCCACGATTACTGATGGTCCACCTGTACCATATAGTTGTTGTCCCCCTAAACCTGAAGATTTGGACAGCGTTCCATATTACAAGTTCCCCTCTGTGACCAAGCTCCGTATTCGTCAACCTGCTCATGCGGTTGATGAGGAGTACATAGCCAAGTACCAGTTAGCCATTAGTCGAATGAGGGAACTTGACAAATTAGACCCATTTGATCCTATTGGCTTCAAGCAACAAGCCAATGTCCATTGTGCTTATTGCAATGGTGCGTACAAAATTGGTGGCAAAGAGTTGCAAGTTCACTTCTCTTGGCTTTTCTTCCCGTTCCATAGATGGTACTTGTACTTCTACGAGAGAATCTTGGGCTCTTTAATCAATGACCCAACTTTTGCTTTGCCATATTGGAACTGGGACCATCCAAAGGGCATGTGTTTGCCTCCTATGTTCGATGTTGAAGGGTCTTCCCTTTACGACGCAAAGCGTAACCCACACGTCCGTAACGGAACCACAATGGATCTTGGTTCTTTCGGTGAAGAGGTCCAAACAACTCAACTCCAGCAGATGGCGAATAACTTAACTCTTATGTACCGTCAAATGATAACTAATGCTCCGTGCCCGTTGTTGTTCTTTGGTAAGCCTTACCCTCTGGGAACTGATCCCAGTCCAGGGATGGGAACTATTGAAGATATTCCTCATAATGCTATCCACGCCTGGACTGGTACAGTGCGAGATAACGTCACGTCATTCGGTGAGGATATGGGTAATTTCTACTCAGCTGGTTTGGACCCAGTTTTCTATTGCCACCATGGCAATGTGGACCGGATGTGGAATGTATGGAAAACACTAGGAGGGAAAAGAAAGGATTTGGCGGACAAAGATTGGTTGAACTCGGAGTTCTTTTTCTACGATGAAAACCGCAACCCATGGCGTGTGAAAGTCCGAGACTGTTTGGACAGCAAGAAGATGGGGTACGATTACGAACCAATGCCCACTCCATGGCGTTACTGTAAGCCAATAAGAAAGACTACAACAGGAAAAGTGAATACAGGTGCACTTCCACCAGCCAGCAAGGTATTCCCACTCGCGAAGCTGGACAGAGCCATTTCCTTTTCCATCAATAGGCCGGCATCGTCAAGGACTTCACAGGAGAAAAGGGAACAAGAGGAGTTGCTGACATTCAACCATGTCAAGTACGATGATAGAAAAAACATAAGGTTTGATGTGTTCCTCAACGTGAACAAGACTTTTAATGCGGATGAGCTTGACAAGCCAGAGTTTGCAGGGTGCTACACCAACTTGCCACATGTTCATGGAGATACTCATACTGCGGATGCTAGTTTCCAGCTGGCCATCAATGAACTAATGGAGGACAATGGCCTCGAAGATGAAGACACTATTGCTGTAACTTTGGTTCCAAAGAAAGGTGGCGAAGTGATCTCCATTGAAAGTGCGGAGATCAAGCTTGAGGATTGTTAA